A segment of the Halovivax limisalsi genome:
CGCCTTGCGGATCCGCCGTGTACGATTCCGCCGCGATCAGGTGCCCCGGATTGTAGTGGACGTCGATCTTCTCGACGATCGGGTCGGTCGACTGGGGATCGGCGTCGACCGCGGCCTCGATGTCCCACTTGACGACCTGGGAGTCGATGAACAGCGTCGTGTAGGCGTGGCCGCGCCCGTCGTAGGCGGTGTGCAGCGGCCCCATCCCGAGCTGCGGGCGGCCGACGATGGCGTCGTTCGGATCGTCGACCTCGGCCAGCGCCTCGATGTCGATCACCGAGCAGGTCGGATCGAGTTTGCCGCTCGCGATGGCGTACGTTCCGTCCGGGGTGACGCTGACGCCGTGGGGGCTCTTCGAGACGTCGAGGTAGCGAACGATCGGCCGGTCGCCTTCGTTCAGCGAACTGTCGCGGGTACCGTCGACGACGGGGACGCCGCCGATCTCCTCGTAGTCGCCGGCCTCGACCGCCGCTTCGATGGCCGGCACGTCGAAGGCTTTCACCCAGTCGGTGTCAGTCGAGGACATCTCGCTCTCGGTGGTAGCGTGTTCGCTGTTGTAGCCCGTCGCGAAGAACCAGCGGCCCTCCTTGCCGCCGTCGCCGTTGTCCATGTTGCCGTCGACCAGGACTTCCCACTCGACGTTCATCGTCTCGGGATCGATCGCGGCGATGGTCGACGTGTAGTTCTCGGGATCGTCGAGATCGCGCCCGTCGTTGGGCATCGGAACGCGTAACTCGCCGACGCCGAAGACGTACTTCGTGTCCGGCAGGAGACAGCAGGCGCCGTGGGTCCCCTGCTGGTTCGGAATGTCGACGATGGCGTCGGTTTCGAAGTATTTCAGGTCGATCCGGGCCATTCGGCCGTTTGCCTTGTCGTTGACGAACGCCCAGCGGCCGTCGTAGTCGTTGTCCGTCTGGCTCACGCGCGGGTGATGCGTGTCACCCCACGAGTAGCCACCCGCGTTCTCGAGCATCTCCCTCGTCCGGTCGTCGTACCCGTAGCCGCGGGCGCTCTCGGCGTTGAACACCGGAATCCGCATCAGCTGCCGCATCGACGGGATGCCGTAGACGCGGATCTCGCCGGTGTGCCCGCCAGAGAGGAACGCGTAGTAGTCGTCGTGTTCTCCCGGCTCGACCTCGGTCTTCACGTCATCGAACGAGGTCGAATCCTCGGTCTCGAGCACTCCCGCACAGCCGGCAAGCGACGTTAGCGCGCCGGTCGCGGCGCCGGCCTTCACGAAATCGCGCCGCGGGATGCGGGCGAACAGCGGATCGCGATCGCTCGCGTCGGTCGTACTGCTCGTCTCGGTCGGTCGGCCGTCGAGTTCGCTGGATCGGGTCATTGGTCTGGTATCGCGGGTTCGTCACCGGTGCCATCCGCGAAATGGCTGGTACGGGATCGGCGGTGCCGACATCCCGATCGGTACGGGTGATCCTCGGGGAGTCCACGATATTAGACCGGAGATCGATTCCTGCCGAGCGATAGCGGCCCTGAATGTGTTCGGGAGTATACTCGTCTTCGGAGCGCACGAAGATGGTAGGTTGGACAGATCGGTGATCGAACGGGCACCCCGAGACGGTGCGACGCTAGTCGGACCGGAAAATGCGATACGATCCCTGCCCGGTCGCGACCTCGCGCGTCTCGCCGTCGGGCGTCGTGCTCTCGACGGCGACCTCGCTGACGCCGACTGTCGAGCCGACGCGGATCACGTCCGCCGTCGCCGACAAATCGCCCGTCGCGGGTCGCAGGTAGTTGACGTTCAAGTTGATCGTGGCGACGCCGGTCTGGACGGGGTAGTCGAACTTCGTCCGCAGGACGAGTCCGCCGACGGTGTCGACCATCGTCGCGGCGACGCCGCCGTGAATGTCGGGCCGGCGGTCCGTCTGCCCGCCGTTCGGCCGGGTGTTGGTCAGTTTCTCGTCGTACGGAATCGAGAGCGTCATCGTCCCCTCGCCGACGTGCTCGACGGCCATTCCGAGCCACGAGAGGAACTCGTGATGCTCGTCGATGTGCGCCTGCAGGGTGTCCCGCATCGCGTCGTACTCGTCGCTCATACCCGTCCCTGGGCCGCCCGGGTGCTAAGACCTGCGCTTTTCCGGATCGACGCGTTGAACGGCGTTTGTTCGACGAGGCTGACGGGAGTGGGCCCGGGCTAAACGCACTATTCTGAATCGCACCTGAAAATACTACTCTATCGGGCTCCAATCACCGAGCGTATGCCCTCCAGCTCGAACGATCACGCAGCGAAACTCACTCGCCTCCGGGACGTCGCGATGACCGTCAGAGGGCCGAAAAATGCGCGAGAGATTTCCGAGGCGGCCGACCTGTCCCCGAACACCGCCCGGAAATACCTCGACCAGCTCGTCGAGGCGGGCGTCCTCGAAACGATCGACGCCGGTCGCGAGACGCGCTACGCGCCGGATCGAAAGCGCCAGTACCTCGATCAGCTCCGGGAGTTGATCGAGACGTACGCGAAGGACGACCTCGCGAACGAACTCGACGCGATCAGAGGCGACGTCGACGACTTCCGGCGGACGTACGACGTCGAAACGCCGGACGAGCTGCGCGCGAGCGTCGGTGCCGACGGCGTCGACGCGCCCGATCGCGAGCAACGCATTCGCGACGCCGAAGACTGGGCGTACTTCGAACAGCGCGCGACCATGCTCCAGGAGGCGATCACTCTCTACGACTCGCTCGACGCGGCCGGTCGCGACCGCCCGGGCGTCTCAGTATAGATGGTTCCTGGCGTCCCCGGCGATACGCATCTCGATCGGTACGAGATCCACAAGCGATTTCGAAACCGACTCGAGCGCGCACCGTTCGTCGAACACGTCCGAGCGCGACCGAGCCCGATGCGCCCGACCCGTCTCGTCGCTGCGATCGATACCACGACCTGGTTCGGGACGGAATATCGGTCGGACGCGGCCACGCTCGAGATCGAGTGGCGACCTCGCGACGGGCGCGACTGGTTCCGGATCCAGTACACGGAGGCGGATGCGGACTGGTCGTGCGGCTGGTACCAGGACGATTCGCACGCCGACCCCGGCCCGAGCCACTTTCAGGTGGATTGTGAACGCTGGGACGGATCACGACGCGATCCAAGTGACTTCGACGACCCGAACCCGATGGCGGTGCTCGAGTGCAGTCTCGAGACGCTCGAACGACGGGTGCCAACGCTGCCCGGGCCAGGTGCCGCGACGTAGACCGGGCTGCATCGCAGCCCGGCGAAGATCACTTCCGAACGACCGACACCTTGACGCAGTCGCCGACGTCGAAGGGCCGATCCGGACAGATGAGTTTCGCGCCGAAGTCCGCGTCGCGGGCGCAGTAGAACGAGAGGCCGTGTATCGGTTCGCCGTTCGCGAGGGCCGTCGCGTCCTGCCAGTCGATCGTCCGCCCCGTCGCCCCGCCGAGTTCGTCGCCGTTCAGGGAGACCGGTCGCGGTTCGAAGCCGTCGTCGACGGGGCCGGATCTCGTGCCGTCCGGCTCGAGGACGCCGCCGGTCTCGTAGTGGGGCAGGCCCCCGTCGAGGACGCCGCCGTCGTCGGCCGCGATGCCGGCCCACTCCTCGCCCGGATTCGGATGAGCGGGCGCGTCGAGGATGGCGTAGGTGTCGCCGGTCGCGACGACGGTGCCCTCGCCGTTCCACGCGACCGGTCGGAGGTCGACGCCGACCTGGACCGGGAGCGACCCCGTCGCGCGGTGGAGGTGCTGGTCCGGCCGGCGAAACCCGAGGTGGAGGTGCGTGCCGACCCAGGGGGCGAAGAAGCCGGCGCGGACGAGTTCGCCGAGGTCGTCGCCGATCGCGACGCGGTCGCCGGCCTCGACGGCCGGATCGACGTGGAGGATCCTGGCGACGAGGCCGGCCGCGCCGGCGGGTTCCTCGACGTCGACGAGAAGTAGATGATCGAACTCGGGCGCGTAGAGTTTCGGCGGGGCCCGGACGGTCCACGTGTCGCGGACGACCCCGGCGACGGGGGACGGGGAGCGGGTCGCCAGCTCGGACGCGGGATCGCTCGTACCGGGGTAGAGGTCGATCGCGCAGCCGTCGCCGTGGGCGGGGTACGGCGAGTTGTACAGCGAGAAGCGCCGGTAGTGCGAGAGGGTCGATTCGTCCACCGTCACGGCTTCGTCTCCGCCGAACCGGTCGACCGGCCCCGTGGTCATCGGTCGCACGTGCGGAGCGCGTACGTTTACGTCATTCGGCCTCGAACGGCCGGCCGTGACGACAGTCGTCGTCCGGGGCCGGGCCGAGACCGTCGACGCCGACCGCGCGACGAGTCGCGACCTCCTCGACCACGCCCGCGGGGGCGGTCGGGCGGTGCGCGTCTGGACCCCGCACCGCCAGGTGGCGTTCGGCCGTCGCGACGCCAATCGGCCGGGGTACGAGGCGGCCCGGGAGGCCGCCAGGAGCCACGGATTTCGGCCGGTCGACCGTCCCGTGGGCGGTCGGGCGGTGGCGTACGACGGCGAGACGACCCTCGCGTTCGCCCGCGCCACCCCCGTCGACGACCTCCGGACGGGCATTCGGGATCGGTACGACGACATCACCGCCGACGTCGCCGACGCGCTGGAGAACTGCGGGGTGGTCGTCGAGGCGGGCGAGCCGACCGACTCCTTCTGTCCCGGGACGCACTCGCTCCGCCTCCCCGACGGCCCCAAAGTCGCCGGGATGGCCCAGCGAGTCACCGCCGACGGCGCGCTCGTCGCGGGGATCCTCGTCGTCGCAAATCGGGACGCCCTCGCCGCCGTCCTCGACGACGTCTACGCCGCCCTCGACGTCCCGCTCGACCCGGATTCGGTCGGTGGCGTGGCCGCGTCGGCCGAGGTCGGTGCGGCCGAGCTGCGGCGAGAACTGGAAGCGGGGCTCGTCGGTGAGGGGGAACCGGCTCGCGTCGAGCGGGCCGGCGAGTGAGTCGTCTCCTGCCGATCGACGGTGTCCGGCGAGCCTCTGCTCACAGGAATTCGCGCACGTCGGAGTACCACATGTCGTGGTAGTCGAGGTGGCCGATGCGGCGGGCGATGGCGACCGCGAGGACGTGCCAGCACTCCTCGGTGGGGTCCTCGGGATCGATGTTGTACGTCGCGTCCTTGCAGGTACAGGCGCCGTCCTCGATGACGTACTCGTCGCGGTGGCCGACGACGACCGTGAAGTCGCGGTAGACCTTCACCCGGCGCTCGCCGACGGCCTCGATGGCTCGGACGCCGCGATCGCCGTGGATCCGCGAGATCCGATCGACGAGATCTGGCGTGAGTTCGCCCGCCTCCTCGAGGGCGGCCTGCCAGCGCTCGACCGGGTTCGGCTCCGACACGGCCGACACTCTATGCCGACCGGTAAAATCGGTTTGGGTGCGACGGCGGACGATCGACGGCTTCCGTCGCCGACGCCGACGATCTATCGGGTCGCCTCGGGTTCCCGACCGCGGATCACCGCCCTTTTCGTGCCCGCCGGTCGAGAGAGCGTATGCGCGTCTCGGAAGGCGGCGTCGAGATCGAGGTTCCCGGCGAATCCACCGCGGGCGTGGAGGCGTCGGTGTTCTACAACCCGCGCCAGGCGCTCAATCGCGACCTCACGATCGCCGTCCTGCGGGCGTTTCGCGACGAGCGCGAACCGCGCGCCGAGACGTACCTCGACGCGATGACGGCCAGCGGAATACGCGGGATTCGAGCCGCGACCGACGGCTGGACGGCCTACGGCTGTGATCTCGACGAGGAAGCCGTCTCGCTCGCCCGGGAGAACGCCGCGCGAACCGACGTCGCGTCGAGCCTCACCGTCGTCCGCGAGGACGCGAACGCGTTCATGTACGGCTGCGGGCGCGACATGGACGAGGCGCTCGACGTGATCGATCTCGACCCCTACGGGACGCCGATGCCCTACGCGGACGCGGCGTTCGCGAACGCGCGCAACCTCGTCTGCGTCACCGCGACCGACACCGCGCCGCTGTGCGGCGCACACTTCCGGAGCGGCGTCCGCTCCTACGGCGCGATCCCGCGGAACACCGACTACCACCCGGAGATGGGCGTGCGTATCCTGCTCTCGGCGCTCGCGCGAAGCGCCGCGCGCCAGGACGTGGGCGTCACGCCCATCTTCACGCACGCGAGCAGTCACTACGTCCGCACGTACCTCGAACTCGACCACCGCGCGACGGCCGCCGACGCCGCCCTCGAGGAACTCGGCTTTCTCCATCATTGCGAGGATTGCCTGTATCGGGAGGCCGACCGCGGCGGGGCCTCCGGGGCCGATCCCGGACTGATCGCGGACCCGCTGGAGCGCTGCCCGAACTGCGGCGGCGATCGCGTGCTCGCGGCCGGCCCCGTCTGGCTCGGCGCCTACCGCGATCCCGCGTTCGTCGCGGCCGTGCGAGAGCGGATTCCTGACGACTTCGGGACCGCCGAGCGAGCCCGGTCGATCTGCGACACCGTCGCGGCGGAACTGGACGAGCCGACTCACTACGACCAGCACCGCCTCTGCAAGGAGTGGTCGCTGGCCGCCAACGCGATGGACGACTTCCTCGACTCGCTCCGCGCGGCGGGCCACGCGGCCACCCCGGCCCACTACGGCGGGACGACGTTCAAAACCGACGCCGACGTCGGCGACATTGAGGCGGTCGCCAGGGAGACGATCGGGTAGCCCGAGTTCGAAGTGCGCCAGAAGTCGCGGTTTCGGGCAGTCCGCAAACCAGGATCGAATCGCCGCGGGCAGCCCACTTCCCGGCCGACGGGAAAGCGGAGGTGAGTTAACTGTTCCGTCGCCAAGGATCGTCCGATGACGACGAGACGGAAGACGCTTCTGTCGGCGGGTGCAGCCGTGGCGCTCGCCGGCTGTACGGGCGTTTTGTTCGGCGAGGACCGTATGGACGCCCGCGGTGACATCACCGTGGTGATCGACGGCGAGGCAGTCGACCTCACGGCGGATCGCTTCCAGTCCGAACACGCCTCGAACGACTCGGCGGCCTTCCACCTCCACGCCGGCGAGGAGGAGTGGTTCATGGAGGGCGCAGACCCGGTGACCGCCGGCGAAGCGATCGATCTCCTCCCCCACTTCGCGTTCGAACTGGACGACGGCGACCCCGTCGTGACTGTCGACGGGACGACGTACGACGGGACGACGGCGGAGACGTCGGTCGCGGTTCTCGTCGACGGCGAATCGGTCGACCCGATGTCGTACACCCTCCGGGACGGGGATTCGGTACGACTCGAGATCGAGACCGCCGCCGGAGACGGGTCGACGTAATTCGGGCGCCGATTCAAAGCCGACCCATCATAAACCCCGTCTCTCTTGGGCATCGAACTTTTATCGATGCTGATACTACGACGCGTATCAGACCGTGATCGAGTGGCCCCCATCCCGACGTTCGGCGAGACCGTCGCGCGCCCGTGGTGAGCGACGGTGAACGCCTCCGAGACGTCGGCCAGCTCCGATCCGGAGGAACCGATCGCCGTGCTCCACGTCGACGACGATCCGCAGGCGACCGACCTCGTCCGACGCCACCTCGAGCGGCTCGGGGATCGATTCGACGTCACCGAGACGAACGATCCGGAGAGGGCGCTGGCCCTGTTCGATGCGAATCGCTTCGAGTGCGTCCTGAGCGACTTCCGGATGCCGGACCTGGACGGTCTCGAACTGCTCGCGGAGATTCGGGACCGAGACGCGCACCTCCCGTTCATCCTGATGACGGGCCGGGGGAGCGAGTCGGTCGCGAGCGAGGCGATCGCCGCGGGGGTGACCGACTACGTCACGAAGGGGCGGGCCGCGGACACCTACGAGACGCTCGCCAACCGTATCGAGAACGCCGTTGAAAGCCATCGCGTTCGCGAGGCCCTCGCGGAGAGCGAGCAGCGCTTCCGGGAGGTGGCCGAGACGATCGAGGAGGTCGTCTGGCTGGCCGACCCGACGACCGGGGAGACCCACTACGTCAACCCGGCCTACGAGGACGTCTGGGGCCGCCCCGTCGAAGACCTCGAATCCGATCGAACCGCGTTTCTCGACGGAATCCACCCGGACGATCGCGACCGCGTCCGGACGGCGCTGGAATCGATGGCGACGGGCTATCAGGAAGTCTACCGGGTCGTCCAGCCCGACGGCGAAGTTCGCTGGGTCGAGGACAGCGGCGTTCCGATTCGCGACGCGGACGGGACGGTCGACCGCATCGTCGGCGTGGCCAAGGACATCACCCGGTACAAGGAAGCCGTTCGCGAGCGCGAACTCCTGCTCGAACGGATCACGGACGGCTTCGTCTCGGTCGACGACGCGGATCGACTGACCTACCTGAACGAGCGGGCCGCGACGTTGCTCGACGCCGACCCGGACGCGCTCGTCGGCCGGAATATCTGGGACGTGATCCCCGAGATGACGGAGACGTCGTTCTACGAGGCCCACCGCGAGGCCGTCGAGACCGGCGACGCCCGATCCGTCGAGGCTCACGTCGAGTCGCTCGGGCGGTGGTTCCAGGCGTACATCTACCCGGCCGCGGACGGCGTCTCGACGATCGTTCGCGACGTCACGGAGCGACACGAACGCGAACGCCGCCTCGAGGCGATCTTCGAGAACACCTACCAGTTCACGGGACTGCTCGATCTCGACGGTCGCTTCCTCGAGGTGAACGAGTCCATGTTGGACGAGGCCGATCCGGAGAGCGTCGTCGGGTCGACGATGGACGAGGCGTTCGACGTCACGCCCGAGTCGGCCGACCGGATCGAAACCGGGATCGAACGCGCTCGAAACGGGCGCTTCTATCGGAGCGAGCTCGCGTTCACGTCGGACGGACGGGACCGCGTCGCCGACTTCTCGATCCGACCGATCCGGACCGAGAGCGGCGCGATCGCGGAACTGCTCGTCGAAGCGCGAGACGTCACGAAGCGAAAGCGCCGGGAGGAGCTCCGCGAGGCGCTGACGGCGATCAGCGAGGACATCCTCCGGGCGTCGACGTCGCTCGAGGTCCACGAGATCGCCGTCGCCGCCGCGACGGACGTCTTCGACCGGCCCGAGGCGCGGAGTTACGCGCTCAGACCCGACGAGAACCGGCTCGAAACGGTCGCCTCGTGGACCGAACCGGGGACGCCGCCCCGGCCAGTGCGTGACCGGTCGCTCGCGTCGATCGCCTGGCGAACGTTCGCCGAGCAGTCGGTCCGGTACGAGCCGAGCCTCGGCGACCCATCGGTTCGCGCCGACGACTCCTCCCCACGCGGTGAATCGCCCCTCGGCGACGGATCGGCCACCTCGTCCGGATCGGTCCCGGACCCGGCACTCGATTCGGAAAGCGCCGTGTTCGTCCCGCTCGGCGATCACGGCGTGCTGGTCGTCGGCGATCCGATCGAAGACGGCTTCTCGCCGATCGACGTCGACCTCCTGGAGCTCCTGGGCACGCTGATCACCGCGGCGCTCGACCGGGCGAGCGGACAGTCGGCGATCGTCGAGCGCGACCGGGCGCTCGAACGCGTCTCCGACGACGTGAGCCGGCTCGAACTGCAGACCCACCTCACGCGAGAGACGCTCCGCGCGGTCGAGCGCGCCGACACGCGCCCCGATCTGGAACGGTCGGTCTGTGAATTTCTGACGGCGCTCGACGCGTTCGAGGGGGCGTGGGTCGGGACGTACGATCCCGTCGCGGAGACGACGACGCCATCGGTCTGGCGCGGGATGCCGGATCGGTACGTCGAGGGCGACGACGCGTCGCTCGCCGAACGCCATCGCGACCTGCTCGACCGGGCGATCGAACGCGAAAGCGCCCAGGTCGTCGACGACGTGCTCGACGCGGTCGATCGGCCGTCGGTCCGCCGAGCGGCC
Coding sequences within it:
- a CDS encoding tRNA (guanine(26)-N(2))-dimethyltransferase encodes the protein MRVSEGGVEIEVPGESTAGVEASVFYNPRQALNRDLTIAVLRAFRDEREPRAETYLDAMTASGIRGIRAATDGWTAYGCDLDEEAVSLARENAARTDVASSLTVVREDANAFMYGCGRDMDEALDVIDLDPYGTPMPYADAAFANARNLVCVTATDTAPLCGAHFRSGVRSYGAIPRNTDYHPEMGVRILLSALARSAARQDVGVTPIFTHASSHYVRTYLELDHRATAADAALEELGFLHHCEDCLYREADRGGASGADPGLIADPLERCPNCGGDRVLAAGPVWLGAYRDPAFVAAVRERIPDDFGTAERARSICDTVAAELDEPTHYDQHRLCKEWSLAANAMDDFLDSLRAAGHAATPAHYGGTTFKTDADVGDIEAVARETIG
- a CDS encoding PAS domain S-box protein, translating into MNASETSASSDPEEPIAVLHVDDDPQATDLVRRHLERLGDRFDVTETNDPERALALFDANRFECVLSDFRMPDLDGLELLAEIRDRDAHLPFILMTGRGSESVASEAIAAGVTDYVTKGRAADTYETLANRIENAVESHRVREALAESEQRFREVAETIEEVVWLADPTTGETHYVNPAYEDVWGRPVEDLESDRTAFLDGIHPDDRDRVRTALESMATGYQEVYRVVQPDGEVRWVEDSGVPIRDADGTVDRIVGVAKDITRYKEAVRERELLLERITDGFVSVDDADRLTYLNERAATLLDADPDALVGRNIWDVIPEMTETSFYEAHREAVETGDARSVEAHVESLGRWFQAYIYPAADGVSTIVRDVTERHERERRLEAIFENTYQFTGLLDLDGRFLEVNESMLDEADPESVVGSTMDEAFDVTPESADRIETGIERARNGRFYRSELAFTSDGRDRVADFSIRPIRTESGAIAELLVEARDVTKRKRREELREALTAISEDILRASTSLEVHEIAVAAATDVFDRPEARSYALRPDENRLETVASWTEPGTPPRPVRDRSLASIAWRTFAEQSVRYEPSLGDPSVRADDSSPRGESPLGDGSATSSGSVPDPALDSESAVFVPLGDHGVLVVGDPIEDGFSPIDVDLLELLGTLITAALDRASGQSAIVERDRALERVSDDVSRLELQTHLTRETLRAVERADTRPDLERSVCEFLTALDAFEGAWVGTYDPVAETTTPSVWRGMPDRYVEGDDASLAERHRDLLDRAIERESAQVVDDVLDAVDRPSVRRAAMRYGCRTVVAVPFRADPVAGGLVCFGGSPGVFTDELVTILEEVGATVGGAIRSIERSRALASGTELAVDLDLSDPDGLYQRLASGVDGTIELQGAAASGGRLTQFVSIEPVDGNAADASAAESSESAAVRSAEDGTAAGVDVDADAAWLDSLDAMPGTAEVLAAGGGRALVRLETADETVLEPLRDVGGTIRALSATPDRVRVRVRVPHGTDVRALVEAYRRRYASVDLRARRETESDDDGPSLVGTAALDRLTDRQREAFLLAYHAGYFESPRQMTGGELADLMDVSSPTFHDHLRSAQARLFEAVLEPPG
- the nosZ gene encoding TAT-dependent nitrous-oxide reductase, translating into MTRSSELDGRPTETSSTTDASDRDPLFARIPRRDFVKAGAATGALTSLAGCAGVLETEDSTSFDDVKTEVEPGEHDDYYAFLSGGHTGEIRVYGIPSMRQLMRIPVFNAESARGYGYDDRTREMLENAGGYSWGDTHHPRVSQTDNDYDGRWAFVNDKANGRMARIDLKYFETDAIVDIPNQQGTHGACCLLPDTKYVFGVGELRVPMPNDGRDLDDPENYTSTIAAIDPETMNVEWEVLVDGNMDNGDGGKEGRWFFATGYNSEHATTESEMSSTDTDWVKAFDVPAIEAAVEAGDYEEIGGVPVVDGTRDSSLNEGDRPIVRYLDVSKSPHGVSVTPDGTYAIASGKLDPTCSVIDIEALAEVDDPNDAIVGRPQLGMGPLHTAYDGRGHAYTTLFIDSQVVKWDIEAAVDADPQSTDPIVEKIDVHYNPGHLIAAESYTADPQGDWLISLNKLSKDRFLPVGPMHPENDQLIYIGDDEEGMRLVKDTPSYAEPHDASIVSADKLDPAKVYDPADYDEEFVEHGESEVIREDGRVHVKMYSMRNEFGLTDVTVTEGDEVTFTVTNIENTTDILHSLAIPEHDVNIKLAPQETREVTFTADEAGVYWMYCAFFCSALHLEMRSRLIVEPAE
- a CDS encoding lipoate--protein ligase family protein — protein: MTTVVVRGRAETVDADRATSRDLLDHARGGGRAVRVWTPHRQVAFGRRDANRPGYEAAREAARSHGFRPVDRPVGGRAVAYDGETTLAFARATPVDDLRTGIRDRYDDITADVADALENCGVVVEAGEPTDSFCPGTHSLRLPDGPKVAGMAQRVTADGALVAGILVVANRDALAAVLDDVYAALDVPLDPDSVGGVAASAEVGAAELRRELEAGLVGEGEPARVERAGE
- a CDS encoding PaaI family thioesterase — its product is MSDEYDAMRDTLQAHIDEHHEFLSWLGMAVEHVGEGTMTLSIPYDEKLTNTRPNGGQTDRRPDIHGGVAATMVDTVGGLVLRTKFDYPVQTGVATINLNVNYLRPATGDLSATADVIRVGSTVGVSEVAVESTTPDGETREVATGQGSYRIFRSD
- a CDS encoding winged helix-turn-helix domain-containing protein translates to MPSSSNDHAAKLTRLRDVAMTVRGPKNAREISEAADLSPNTARKYLDQLVEAGVLETIDAGRETRYAPDRKRQYLDQLRELIETYAKDDLANELDAIRGDVDDFRRTYDVETPDELRASVGADGVDAPDREQRIRDAEDWAYFEQRATMLQEAITLYDSLDAAGRDRPGVSV